The sequence below is a genomic window from Cerasicoccus sp. TK19100.
GTCTGGTGGCACCGCTATTGAAGAGGCAGGCGCAGCTATTAGCACCTGGTCTTCGACGCCGGTCATTGCGCAGACGCTCTCGGTTGCGAGTTTGTATTCCGGTGGTCAGCTGTTGATTGAGGATATGCATGGTGCCCCGGATGGCTGGATAAAAATCACCGGTACTGGCGCGAATGATATTGATGGCGGTTATGCGAATGACGTGGCCTTGTTGGTATTAAACAGCAGCTACCTGCTATTTGAAAATATCGAGATCGAAGGCGGCAGGTTGCATGCCGTGCAGGTAAATATGTCTGACCAGATTCGCCTCGTGAACTGCGAGATGTCCGGCTGGGCGCGCTCTCCCAATTATACGGATGGCAAATACTCCTACGAGACGCAGGCCGATCTGAATGCTGACAAGCCGATTAACAAAGATGCCGCGGTACATCTCTACGGAAGCCAGCGCGTTACCATCGACCGGTGCTACATGCACGATCCGCGGCTGGGTGCTAACAATTGGGAGGGGAGTAATCACCCAGCCGGGCCAACGGCACTTTATGTTCAGAATTCAACGCCTGGTAACGGCGATCATTTACGTGGCAATTTTGTTGTTCGTTACAATGACATGGTCGGTAGCGATGAGCTGCGCTGGAATGACGCGATCGAAGGCGAGAACAATAACAGTAAGTTCGGCTCAGTGGCCCGCGATTCCGATATCTATGGTAACATGCTGGCGTTCGGAAATGACGACGGAATCGAACTCGACGGCGGGCAAATGAATGTTCGCTTCTTCGGTAACCGCATCGAGAGCTGTTTCGTCGGCCTGAGCTTGGCACCTTGCGTGGTGGGGCCGTCCTATGTGTATCGGAACCTACTTTTCAACTCGGGGGATGATCGCGGCGCTCGTTTTGCGGTAGTTAAGCTTGGTGGTGGCAGCACCTATTCAACTGGCAAAAGCTTCTTCTTTCACAACACGATTTACTCTTATGGTAACGGCATTACCGGGGTCGGTTTTGGTAATGACGCCAACCGAAGCATGTTTCTCGGGCGCACGCGCAACAACCTGATTCACTCGCTTTCAGACACGACTCATTGGGGGCGCACGATTGCGGATTCAGAGCAGAACCCGTGGAACGATTTTGACTACGACAATCTTTCCAACGCCGGCTTAAGCAGTGCGATCGTGGAGTATGCGTCTGGGCAGGAAGCCAATGGCATACTCGACGACAGTCCGGTATTTATAAATGCCGCCGTGGGTGATTTTCGCCTGGATGCCAGCTCTTCGGGCGTAGATGACGGCGTTGCCTTGTTCAACTTTGCAGATCAATATCAGGCTGGCGCTCCCGACCAGGGTGCCTACGAGCAGGGGCAAAGTTCGCTGTTTCCCATGCGTCCTATGGATGTCTCGGCGGACAAATACTCCCTTGAGCTTACGGCTGTAGCTGGTGGTAGTTCCACGCCGGTTAACGTTACATTAACGACGGGTGCCATTGGCTCGTCGATTGGCTACACGGTGCGCATGAATGATACGGTTGATTGGCTCAACGTTAGTCCAAGTAGCGGCGTGCTAAATTCTTCCAGCACGCAGGTCCTGGCATTTTCAGTAGATGCCTCTGGTCTCAGCACTGGTGATGTAATGAAGGCTGCCGCATTGATTAAGTTCGACAACGGCTTGTCGGTTCCGGTCACCGTGAAAGCGACCATACAGTAGGTCTTTTTAAGCCATGATCGGGGTTGCGGCCGTCTCTGGTCGCAGCCCTTTTTTATTTGGTAAAGAGTGCAGGCGGGGGCGACTAAACTGGCTTAGTTCGGGCTGTACTCGCCATTGACCTTTATGATCGTTCTCGCGGCCGACGCTAGTTCGTCCAAGCCGCTTTTTATATCAAGGTCTTCCTCGATTATTCGCTGTAGGCCTTTCAAAACGAAAGCGCCGGGAAATGGTGGCTGGAGATTGAAGTCCGTGGAAATCTTACTGATCTCGGCAGCGAACAGGGAATCCCGTGGGTCGTCCAAGTTTAAAGATTTGAACGCGGAACTCCTTCGGA
It includes:
- a CDS encoding BACON domain-containing protein, producing MEKYPLRHLMAVICTLSSPLVCPALNMLDNPGFESGLSSWSGISSESTDAYEGSLAGCINQNTWWRLASQAVECDPGQIVNFGGYLKTESIVSGSAGIRLKFLDASDQTIETWHAGSLSGDTGYSLLQENVVAPAGTDTAKLELYVGKSTSTLGYAYYDSLFVDVFSHKDILLNTNGGFEEGYDDWTKGHANLVTGSDAYSGVNASSLLHGTFWKQSWYEFSCDPGKEYAISFAAATVDVTSTASYQMRYYDNNGDWIATDGLLSLDGTNDYALYYADGVVPPAGAVTARFLFAASKPGSGMSYLDDLVISTDADGLSASPGFIDQDLVNVIPDPGMEGTLSEWPGNVTADTTEIVAGTQSARFTGHSFFKAYAHDLIPATEGKYYSMSANVKIENVAIAPSLIFRFVAADGTTVLDKSPSIIGIEGTAPFREYNGSYVLAPAGTAYIEPVLSFPKLNPGALLWLDEVYINESQNLPVRLVPTYESLSVYVSRDAQLSGEVAHIFYRESGESIWNEAYEPIYDPERGEYRGSIVGLYEDTDYEVQVVLESGGTAIEEAGAAISTWSSTPVIAQTLSVASLYSGGQLLIEDMHGAPDGWIKITGTGANDIDGGYANDVALLVLNSSYLLFENIEIEGGRLHAVQVNMSDQIRLVNCEMSGWARSPNYTDGKYSYETQADLNADKPINKDAAVHLYGSQRVTIDRCYMHDPRLGANNWEGSNHPAGPTALYVQNSTPGNGDHLRGNFVVRYNDMVGSDELRWNDAIEGENNNSKFGSVARDSDIYGNMLAFGNDDGIELDGGQMNVRFFGNRIESCFVGLSLAPCVVGPSYVYRNLLFNSGDDRGARFAVVKLGGGSTYSTGKSFFFHNTIYSYGNGITGVGFGNDANRSMFLGRTRNNLIHSLSDTTHWGRTIADSEQNPWNDFDYDNLSNAGLSSAIVEYASGQEANGILDDSPVFINAAVGDFRLDASSSGVDDGVALFNFADQYQAGAPDQGAYEQGQSSLFPMRPMDVSADKYSLELTAVAGGSSTPVNVTLTTGAIGSSIGYTVRMNDTVDWLNVSPSSGVLNSSSTQVLAFSVDASGLSTGDVMKAAALIKFDNGLSVPVTVKATIQ